TCCGGCCCCTCGCGTCCGGCGCGGAGTTTGACGGCAATACCGGCGTCGGGAGTTGAGGCCACGGGCATTTTGCGCGTTTGCGGCTTGCATGTCCGGCACGTATAGTCGGACAACCGGAACCGAAGAGCATTGCCGCGGAGGAACGCAAGACCCTTCAAATCGCCTGGGCGCTTTGCGCGCCTGGTGCTGATCGGGTTCGGTTTCGCCGGCGTCGTCTTCGGCGCCAGTTTCATGGACCTCACCGGCAACGTGGCGCTTTGACCTGATGAAACGGTTTGCGGTCTGGGTATTTTACGGCATCGGCGCGCTGGCGATCGGCTATCTCGCGCTTTACGCCTATGCGGCATTCACCGGCCGCGGCCTGCAGCCGGGCGACCCGATCCACATCTTCCGCAGACCGGATGCGCCGAGCTATTCGTGGCGTCCGGAGCGTATCGTCGTCATTGCGAGCAGCAAACAGCGAAGCAATCCGGACCCCGTGGCTGGATTGCTTGCGGAGCCAGTCATCGGGCGCGCATTTGCGCGACCCGTTGGCTCGCAATCACATGGTGAAATCCTGACTACGCGCCCGCAGCGACGCGATGATAGTCGGTGGCGCCCGATCCGGCGGGCGTGATCGGCAATCCGCCGTCGGCATATTCGTTCAGCTTGTTGCGCAGGGTGCGGATCGAGATGCCGAGGATGTTGGCGGCGTGGGTGCGGTTGCCGAGGCAATGCTTCAGCGTTTCCAGGATCAGATCGCGTTCGACGTCGGCGACCGTTCGCCCGACCAGCGCGCGCGTTACCTGCTCGGCGGCGAAGGTGGCGTGCGCCACCGCCGGCGGGGTCCTGGCGAGATCGAGACGGTCGCCGTCGGGCGTCAGGATCGCCTCGACGCCGATCTCGTCGCCCTGCGCCATCAGCACCGAGCGATGCATGGTGTTTTCCAGCTCGCGGACGTTGCCCTGCCAGCGGTTGGACGTCAGCACCCGCCGCGCCTCCGCCGAGATCGGGCGCAGCGGCACGCCGTTGGCGTCGGCATACTTCTTGGCGAAGTGCTGCGCCAGTTCGAGAATGTCCGCCGGGCGTTCGCGCAACGGCGGAATCTTCAGGTTGACGACGTTGAGCCGGAACAACAGGTCTTCGCGGAAGGTGCCTTCGCGCACGGCGTCGGCCAGGTTGCGGTTCGAGGTCGCGATGATGCGGATATCTACCGGCACCGGCTTGGTGCCGCCGACGCGATCGATCACGCGCTCCTGGATGGCGCGCAGCAGCTTGGATTGCAGCCGCACGTCCATTTCCGAGATTTCGTCGAGCAGCAGGGTGCCGCCGGTGGCTTCCTCGAACTTGCCGATCCGCCGCGCCACGGCGCCGGTGAACGCACCCTTCTCGTGGCCGAACAGTTCGGATTCCAGCAGGTGCTCGGGGATCGCCGCGCAATTGATCGAGATGAACGGCCGCTTGGCGCGGTGAGAGCGGGTGTGGACGTAGCGCGCCAGCACTTCCTTGCCGGTGCCGGATTCCCCGGTGATCATCACTGAGGCGTCGGAGCCCGCGATCTGCTGCGCCAGCCTGATCACCTTGGCCATCGCCTCGTCGCGATAGACCAGGTCGCGTGAATCATTGGCGACCGCGGCGAGCACCGCGGCGATCAGTTCCGGATCGGGCGGCAGCGGGATGTATTCCTTGGCGCCGGCGTGGATCGCGGCCACCGCGGCGCGGGCGTCGTTGGAGATGCCGCAGGCGACGATCGGCACGTGGATGTGTTCGGCTTCCAGCCGCATCACCAGATCGCGGATGTCGAGGGCGACGTCGACCAGCAGGAGGTCGGCGCCCTTGCCGCCGCGCAGCACGGCCATCGCCTGTTCGTTGCCCTCGGCGTGCGTCACCGACGCGCCGTTTTCCATGGCGATCTTGGTGGCTGTCGTGAGCTGGCCCTTCAATGTGCCAACGATGAGAAGCCGCATGATATTCTCCTGTTCGTCTGTTCGCGCGGTTTATGCGCCGTATTGTTGAGATCGCGCCCTGTCAGGTGCGCTCCGCCTTGATGATTTCCGTCATGGTCACGCCGAGCTTGTCTTCGACCAGAACCACTTCGCCGCGCGCCACCAGGCGGTTGTTGACATAGATGTCGATGGCTTCGCCGACGCGGCGGTCGAGCTCGAGGACGGTGCCCGGCCCGAGCTTCAGGAGTTCGCCGACGTCCATCTTGGAGCGGCCGAGCACGGCCGAAACCTGCACCGGCACGTCGAACACCGCCTCCAGGTCGGCGGCGATGCGCGATGCCTGTTCGTTTTCACTGTAGGCCACGTCGTCAATCCCCGGCGCGTCTGCGGCGTTGAGATCGGGAAGCGGGACCTGTGCGTCGGTGTCACTCATGGCTTAATCCTCATGGCCGATTCCCGGCCTGGTCGCGGGACGCGATGTAGCGCCCGACAAGTTCGTCGACTTTGGCTTCGATCGCCGCACGCTCCAGCACCACGCCGCCGTCGGCCCATTCGATCCTGCAATCGCCGGTCGCGATTTGCGGCTCCGCGAGAATGACGAGACGGCCTTCGAAGCCGCTTTGCTTGGCCAGCCGCTCGATCCGTTCGCGCGCCGCCTCGTAGAGGGAATCGTTGATCCGGACCACGAGGTGCGGCGTCGAGACCAGATGCGAGAAGCAGTCGCTGACCAGGCCGACGATTTCGGCGAGCGGCTCGCCGGCGATCAGCTCGGTGCACAGCTTGCGCGCCACCGCGACCGCGACGTCGACGGCCTCGGTCTCCATCCGGGTTTCGATGCCGGAAAAGCGCGTCGCGATGCCCCGAATGCCGATGCTGATCTCCTCGAGCGCCAGCGCGGTGCGGCGGTCGCTCTCCGCCTTGGCCTCGCGCTGGCCGGCATCGAAGCCGTCGCGGTAGGCGCGGGCCTCGGCAGCGGCGATCTTCTGGACGATCTCGGCCGACGTGGCCGGCCGTTCGCGCGACTTGTCCGGCGCCGAGAAGTCCATGTCAAAAAGGAATTTTGCGGGCGCGGCCATCAGTACACCAGCTCGTCGTCGGCGCGGTTCTTGGTCAGCATGATTTCGCCTTTGGCGGCAAGATCCTTGGCCAGGTTGACGAGCAGCGCCTGCGCCTCGTCGACGTCGCGCAACCGCACCGGTCCCAGCGCCGCCATGTCGTCGAGCAGCATCTTGCCGGCGCGGGAGGACATGTTGCCGAGGAAGAAGCCGCGGACGTCCTCGTTGGCGCTCTTCAGCGCGACGCCGAGCTTGTCCTTGTCGACGTGGCGCATCAGGGTCTGCGCCGAGGCGGAGTCGAGCTTGACCAGGTCGTCGAAGGTGAACATCAGCGCCTTGATGCGTTCGGCGGACTCGCGGTTGTCCTCTTCCAGCGAGGTGATGAAGCGGGTTTCGGTCTGGCGGTCGAAATTGTTGAAGATCTCGGCCATCACCTCGTGGGCGTCGCGGCGGCGGGTCTGCGACAGGTTCGACATGAATTCGGTGCGCAGCGTCTGTTCGACGCGCTCGATCACTTCCTTCTGCACCGCTTCCATTTTCAGCATCCGGCCGATCACGTCGAGTGCCATGTCCTCGGGTAGGATCGCGAGCACGCGCGCGGCGTGTTCCGGCTTCAGCTTCGACAGCACCACGGCGATGGTCTGCGGATATTCGTTCTTCAGATAGTTGGCGAGCACCTCTTCCTGCACGTTGGAGAGTTTCTCCCACATGTTGCGGCCGGCGGGTCCGCGAATTTCATCCATGATGCCGACGACACGTTCGGGTGGCAGGTATTGCTGCAGCAGTCGTTCGGTGGCGTCGAAGGTTCCCATCAGCGCGCCGGACGCCGACATCCGCGAGACGAATTCGAGCAGCAGATCTTCCACGATGTCGGCCTCGACGGTGCCGAGCGTCGACATGTGCATCGACAATTCGCGTACTTCATTGTCATCGAGCAGCGACCACACCTTGCCGCCATACTGTTCGCCCAGCGCCAGCATCAGGATAGCGGCGCGCTTCGGCCCGCTCATCGGCTTGCTCTTCGGGCGATTGGCCTGACGGCTGGCCAGCGCGGCGACGACACTGGTGATATCGTTGGCGTTGGTGGTTTGCGGTACGGACATGTCAGGTCGCGGGCTCCGTTAGCCATTGGCGGACGATGGTAGCGGTTTCGTTGGGGTTGCGTTCGGCCAGTTCGCCGACCCGGTGCACCGATTGGGCGTGGACCTGGCCCTGAACCTGGGCGACGTCGATCAGCGTAGCGGTGGCGTTGGGGCCGGGGACCAAGCTCTGGCCGGGCGTGCCTTCGGCCGGCGCGCTGCCGTCAGTCAGCGCCGGCATCGAGCCGTCACCGGTCAGGCTGGGGATCACTTCGGCCGCCAGGATGCGCCTGACCAGCGGCCGGATCACCATGAACAGCACCACCAGGCCGAGCAGCATCATGACGCCAAGTTCGATGACGTACATCACGTCGTCCTTGGTGAACTGCAGCATGCCGAGCAGGCCGGTCGGTTCGACGACGGGCGGGATCACCGGCGGTTCGGCGAATTTGAGGTTCACCACCTCGACCTGGTCGCCGCGCTTCTGGTCGAAGCCGATCGCCGAACGGACCAGCGCCGCGATGCGGTCGAGCTGCTCCTTGCTGCGGTCCTGGTAGACCATCTCGCCCTTTTCGTTCTTGACATAGGCGCCGTCGACCAGCACGGCGACCGAGATGCGGTTGACCCGTCCGACCTCGGTCACTTCGGTCTTGGTGGTGCGGGAAATCTCGTAATTGTTGGTTTCCTCGCTCTTCTTGCTCTGGTCGCGCGCGACCGCCGCGTTGTCCTTGTTCTGGTTGCCCGGCAGCTCGTTGTTGACGGTGACCTGGCCGTTGTCGGCGCCGCTGGCGGAGGACTCTTCCCGGGTCTGGCTCGAGCGCAGCACCCGGCCCTCGGGATCGAACTTGTCGGAGGTCTGGGTGATCTTGTTGTAGTCGAAGTCGGCCGAGAGCTGGACCCGGGCGCGGCCGGCGCCGACCACCGAGGACACGATCGCCTCGATCTCGTTGCGCATCCGCTTTTCGAAGCCAGCCCGGCGCTCGTCACCGATGGCGTTGTCGGCGTCGTTGGCGGCACCATCGGCGAGCAAACGCCCGGCCTCGTCGACGATCGACACCCGCTGCGGCTTCAAGCCATTGACAGCGGAAGCGACGACGTGGCGGACGGCCCTTATCTGTTGCGGCTCCAGCGAGCCGCGCACGCGTACCACGATCGAGGCCGACGGCTCCGGCGTTTCGCGCGAAAACAGCGGCCGCTCGGGCAGTACCAGGTGGACGCGGGCCGCCTGGATGCGGTCGATGGCGCGGATGGTGCGGGCCAGTTCGCCCTCGAGCGCACGCAGGTGATTGATGTTCTGGACGAAGCTGGTGGTGCCGAGCGCGTCGGATTTGTCGAAAATCTCGTAGCCGACGCCGCCCCCCCTGGGCAGGCCGCCTTCGGCGAGCTTCATGCGCAGCCGGGTGACCTTGTCCTTCGGCACCATGATCACGGCGCCCTCGTTGCGGATCTCGAAGGGAATGGCTTGGCGTTCCAGGTCCTTGATGATCCCCGAGGAGTCCTCGGCGCTGAGGTCGGTGAACAGGGTGGTCATCTGCGGCGTGGTGACGCGCATGATGACGAAGCCGAAAAAGGCGATCAGCGCGGTTGTCACCGCGATCATCGCCATCAGGCGGGAGGCACCGAGACCTCTTAGGAAAACTACCAGACCCTGCACCAACCGCCCCTGAGATTCGGCCCCCAGGAGCCGACTGGGCAATTATTGCCTACGGGATGGTTTCGATATGGTTAACGACCGTTAAGGGCCGCAGTGAAAGTTGAACATCAAAAAAATCGGCTTCTCAGGAAGAAGCCGATTTTCATCAAATAAGATGGTCTGCAGGGGGGCTTACTGGCGATATTGCTGGATACGGGTGGTGCGTAGTCCTGCAAGGCCGTGTTGATCGATGGAAAACTGCCAGGAAAGGAATTCGTCGACCGTCAGTGTGTAGCGGCTGCAAGCCTCCTCGAGGGAGAGCAGGCCGCCGCGGACTGCGGCAACGACTTCGGCTTTACGGCGGATTACCCACCGTTTCGTACCGGGCGCGGGCAAATCCGCAATTGTTAACGGACTGCCGTCAGGCCCGATGACGTATTTTACCCTCGGGCGATGGGGTTCTGTCATGGCGTACTCACAAACTCTCAACCACTAACTCACCATGACAACCTACGCCCTCCGGCTTAAAATTTGCCTAAGCTCAAGGCTTCAATACGAATCTCCTTGAAAATGTCGTCAAAACGGCCCGGCGTCTGGGGGGCGCCGGGCCGGAACAGGCTGGTGGATATGCCGGGAACGGGCGGCGTCCCGAATGGCGCCTAGCTGGTGGTGGGGCGGATCACGCGCCGGATCTGGTCGGTGGTGTAGTTCTGCCCCCCGATCGAGAGCAGGGCCGGGCTAGCGGTGAGATCGACGGAGTCGACGACGCCCTGGATTTCCGTGGCGATAGCCACGTCCTTGCCCGAGCTGTCCTTGCCCGTCGCGGTCAGCTTGTAGATGCCCGCCGGCCATTGCACGCCGTCATTGCCCTTGCCGTCCCAGACGAAACTGGCATTGCCCGCACTCAGCGCATAGTTGCCGGAATAGACCGTTTGCCCAGTCGAGTTGGTGATGGTGACCTCGGCGGTTGCGGCCTTGGCAGCCTTCAAATTCCAGGTTGCCGTATCGTTGAACTGCTGGCTGCTGCCGTCGACGGCGACGGTGTTGCCGACATAGATCAACGCCTGGGTCGCCTGCGCGCTCTTCTCGAGTGCGATCAGCGACTTCAGCTGCTCGTTCGATTTGAGCTGCTGCTCGACGCCTGCGAACTGCACCAGTTGCTGGGTGAACTGGT
The sequence above is drawn from the Bradyrhizobium sediminis genome and encodes:
- a CDS encoding FliH/SctL family protein, which encodes MAAPAKFLFDMDFSAPDKSRERPATSAEIVQKIAAAEARAYRDGFDAGQREAKAESDRRTALALEEISIGIRGIATRFSGIETRMETEAVDVAVAVARKLCTELIAGEPLAEIVGLVSDCFSHLVSTPHLVVRINDSLYEAARERIERLAKQSGFEGRLVILAEPQIATGDCRIEWADGGVVLERAAIEAKVDELVGRYIASRDQAGNRP
- the fliG gene encoding flagellar motor switch protein FliG; the protein is MSVPQTTNANDITSVVAALASRQANRPKSKPMSGPKRAAILMLALGEQYGGKVWSLLDDNEVRELSMHMSTLGTVEADIVEDLLLEFVSRMSASGALMGTFDATERLLQQYLPPERVVGIMDEIRGPAGRNMWEKLSNVQEEVLANYLKNEYPQTIAVVLSKLKPEHAARVLAILPEDMALDVIGRMLKMEAVQKEVIERVEQTLRTEFMSNLSQTRRRDAHEVMAEIFNNFDRQTETRFITSLEEDNRESAERIKALMFTFDDLVKLDSASAQTLMRHVDKDKLGVALKSANEDVRGFFLGNMSSRAGKMLLDDMAALGPVRLRDVDEAQALLVNLAKDLAAKGEIMLTKNRADDELVY
- the fliN gene encoding flagellar motor switch protein FliN, which translates into the protein MSDTDAQVPLPDLNAADAPGIDDVAYSENEQASRIAADLEAVFDVPVQVSAVLGRSKMDVGELLKLGPGTVLELDRRVGEAIDIYVNNRLVARGEVVLVEDKLGVTMTEIIKAERT
- the fliF gene encoding flagellar basal-body MS-ring/collar protein FliF; this translates as MQGLVVFLRGLGASRLMAMIAVTTALIAFFGFVIMRVTTPQMTTLFTDLSAEDSSGIIKDLERQAIPFEIRNEGAVIMVPKDKVTRLRMKLAEGGLPRGGGVGYEIFDKSDALGTTSFVQNINHLRALEGELARTIRAIDRIQAARVHLVLPERPLFSRETPEPSASIVVRVRGSLEPQQIRAVRHVVASAVNGLKPQRVSIVDEAGRLLADGAANDADNAIGDERRAGFEKRMRNEIEAIVSSVVGAGRARVQLSADFDYNKITQTSDKFDPEGRVLRSSQTREESSASGADNGQVTVNNELPGNQNKDNAAVARDQSKKSEETNNYEISRTTKTEVTEVGRVNRISVAVLVDGAYVKNEKGEMVYQDRSKEQLDRIAALVRSAIGFDQKRGDQVEVVNLKFAEPPVIPPVVEPTGLLGMLQFTKDDVMYVIELGVMMLLGLVVLFMVIRPLVRRILAAEVIPSLTGDGSMPALTDGSAPAEGTPGQSLVPGPNATATLIDVAQVQGQVHAQSVHRVGELAERNPNETATIVRQWLTEPAT
- a CDS encoding flagellar hook assembly protein FlgD; this translates as MAVDVSMPTPVVSGKTTPSTDKTTTASTATTGIADNFQTFLTLLTTQLQNQNPLDPLDTNQFTQQLVQFAGVEQQLKSNEQLKSLIALEKSAQATQALIYVGNTVAVDGSSQQFNDTATWNLKAAKAATAEVTITNSTGQTVYSGNYALSAGNASFVWDGKGNDGVQWPAGIYKLTATGKDSSGKDVAIATEIQGVVDSVDLTASPALLSIGGQNYTTDQIRRVIRPTTS
- the sciP gene encoding CtrA inhibitor SciP → MTEPHRPRVKYVIGPDGSPLTIADLPAPGTKRWVIRRKAEVVAAVRGGLLSLEEACSRYTLTVDEFLSWQFSIDQHGLAGLRTTRIQQYRQ
- the flbD gene encoding sigma-54-dependent transcriptional regulator FlbD, with amino-acid sequence MRLLIVGTLKGQLTTATKIAMENGASVTHAEGNEQAMAVLRGGKGADLLLVDVALDIRDLVMRLEAEHIHVPIVACGISNDARAAVAAIHAGAKEYIPLPPDPELIAAVLAAVANDSRDLVYRDEAMAKVIRLAQQIAGSDASVMITGESGTGKEVLARYVHTRSHRAKRPFISINCAAIPEHLLESELFGHEKGAFTGAVARRIGKFEEATGGTLLLDEISEMDVRLQSKLLRAIQERVIDRVGGTKPVPVDIRIIATSNRNLADAVREGTFREDLLFRLNVVNLKIPPLRERPADILELAQHFAKKYADANGVPLRPISAEARRVLTSNRWQGNVRELENTMHRSVLMAQGDEIGVEAILTPDGDRLDLARTPPAVAHATFAAEQVTRALVGRTVADVERDLILETLKHCLGNRTHAANILGISIRTLRNKLNEYADGGLPITPAGSGATDYHRVAAGA